A part of Propioniciclava coleopterorum genomic DNA contains:
- a CDS encoding uracil-DNA glycosylase, giving the protein MTARPLTELVAPDWAHALAPVADDVARMGAFLREEIAAGRPYLPAGDQVLRAFSRPLADVRVLIVGQDPYPTPGHPVGLSFSVAPDVRPLPRSLQNIYAELQADLGIAPAAHGDLSAWFDRGVLLLNRCLTVRPGAAASHRGKGWEPVTDRAIDALVARGGPLVAILWGRDAQSLTPRLGGVPIIASAHPSPLSARSGFFGSRPFSRADAALVAQGGEPLDWSLPPA; this is encoded by the coding sequence GTGACCGCGCGCCCCCTGACCGAACTCGTGGCCCCCGACTGGGCCCACGCCCTGGCGCCCGTCGCCGACGACGTCGCCCGCATGGGCGCCTTCCTGCGCGAGGAGATCGCGGCCGGCCGCCCGTACCTGCCGGCCGGGGACCAGGTGCTGCGGGCGTTCTCGCGGCCGCTCGCCGACGTCCGCGTCCTGATCGTGGGCCAGGACCCCTACCCGACGCCGGGGCATCCCGTGGGGTTGTCGTTCTCGGTGGCCCCCGACGTCCGGCCGCTGCCCCGCTCGCTGCAGAACATCTACGCCGAACTGCAGGCCGACCTCGGCATCGCCCCGGCCGCCCACGGCGACCTGTCGGCGTGGTTCGACCGCGGCGTCCTGCTGCTGAACCGGTGCCTGACGGTGCGGCCCGGCGCGGCGGCGTCCCATCGCGGCAAGGGCTGGGAGCCGGTGACCGACCGCGCCATCGACGCCCTGGTGGCGCGCGGCGGCCCGCTCGTGGCGATCCTGTGGGGCCGCGACGCCCAGTCCCTGACGCCGCGGCTCGGCGGCGTCCCGATCATCGCCTCGGCGCACCCCTCGCCGCTGTCGGCGCGCTCGGGGTTCTTCGGTTCCCGGCCGTTCAGCCGGGCCGACGCGGCGCTGGTCGCCCAGGGCGGCGAGCCGCTGGACTGGTCGCTGCCGCCCGCCTGA
- a CDS encoding TerC family protein, which produces MGVSPTQWIITAVVILGLLAFDFFFHVRKAHIPTIKESATWTSIYVSIAIMFGVFVWLTMGQKSGIEYYAGYITELSLSVDNLFVFLIIMASFKVPRADQQKVLMFGIVVSLIFRTGFIFLGAVLINSFAWVFYIFGVILLITAGNLLKPEKDEDDEDSSEANNFIIKLAKRFMHTTDYYDGDKLFTMENGRKAMTPMLLVMIAIGGTDVMFALDSIPAIFGLTQNTYIVFTAVAFSLLGLRQLYFLIDGLLDRLIYLKYGLAVILGFIGVKLILHALHENNVPFINGGQPVSVVEVTTELSLAVILVTLLVVIVMSLMSPKGRALTTIKNTRRHAKQYLDTGFEADPVIRDKNYRALIAEEQTLLGLPEKHRELIHDEDELLDLLDEAHATHERYVAENPERFTDGDPMSGKPRIDTDAYRRAMENPDAFEGHDHED; this is translated from the coding sequence ATGGGAGTATCCCCCACCCAGTGGATCATCACGGCGGTCGTGATCCTCGGTCTTCTCGCCTTCGACTTCTTCTTCCATGTCCGCAAGGCGCACATCCCGACGATCAAGGAGTCGGCGACGTGGACCAGCATCTACGTGTCGATCGCCATCATGTTCGGCGTGTTCGTCTGGCTCACGATGGGCCAGAAGTCCGGCATCGAGTACTACGCCGGCTACATCACCGAGTTGTCGCTGTCGGTGGACAACCTGTTCGTGTTCCTCATCATCATGGCCAGCTTCAAGGTGCCGCGCGCCGACCAGCAGAAGGTCCTGATGTTCGGCATCGTCGTGTCGCTGATCTTCCGCACCGGGTTCATCTTCCTGGGCGCCGTGCTCATCAACAGCTTCGCGTGGGTGTTCTACATCTTCGGCGTCATCCTGCTGATCACGGCCGGGAACCTGCTCAAGCCGGAGAAGGACGAGGACGACGAGGACTCCTCGGAGGCCAACAACTTCATCATCAAGCTGGCCAAGCGCTTCATGCACACCACCGACTACTACGACGGTGACAAGCTCTTCACGATGGAGAACGGCCGCAAGGCCATGACCCCGATGCTGCTGGTCATGATCGCCATCGGCGGCACCGACGTGATGTTCGCGCTCGACTCGATCCCCGCGATCTTCGGCCTGACCCAGAACACCTACATCGTGTTCACCGCGGTCGCGTTCTCGCTGCTGGGCCTGCGCCAGCTCTACTTCCTGATCGACGGCCTGCTGGACCGCCTGATCTACCTCAAGTACGGCCTCGCCGTCATCCTGGGCTTCATCGGCGTCAAGCTGATCCTGCACGCCCTGCACGAGAACAACGTGCCGTTCATCAACGGCGGCCAGCCCGTGTCCGTCGTGGAGGTCACCACCGAGCTCAGCCTCGCGGTCATCCTCGTGACGCTGCTGGTGGTCATCGTGATGTCGCTGATGTCCCCCAAGGGCCGGGCGCTCACCACGATCAAGAACACCCGCCGGCACGCCAAGCAGTACCTCGACACCGGCTTCGAGGCCGACCCGGTCATCCGCGACAAGAACTACCGCGCGCTGATCGCCGAGGAGCAGACCCTGCTCGGGCTGCCGGAGAAGCACCGGGAGCTCATCCACGACGAGGACGAACTGCTCGACCTCCTCGACGAGGCGCACGCCACGCACGAGCGCTACGTGGCCGAGAACCCGGAGCGGTTCACCGACGGTGACCCGATGAGCGGAAAGCCGCGGATCGACACCGACGCCTACCGGCGCGCGATGGAGAATCCCGACGCGTTCGAGGGCCACGATCACGAGGACTGA
- a CDS encoding proline dehydrogenase family protein, producing the protein MRRVLLTAAKIPAIRNLSVRLPPIRRMVDRFVAGETPEAALDAVARIAATGRVATIDHLGEDTTTQAAALAATDANLRLISLIAERGLAEVAELSLKASAIGQALPGGHALAQENAERIIAAAHEAGTRVTIDMEDHTTTDATLALVQELREEFPDTGTVLQAMLHRTPSDAERWAHPGSRIRLCKGAYNEPASVAHTDKRAINASYVACLHRLIDGGAHPMVATHDPALIQAALDLLAEAGRPADSYEFQMLYGIRPTEQQRLADAGHTVRVYVPYGTDWYGYFMRRLAEKPANLALLGRALIGRG; encoded by the coding sequence ATGAGGCGCGTTCTACTCACGGCCGCGAAGATCCCCGCGATCCGGAACCTGTCCGTCCGGCTGCCGCCGATCCGGCGCATGGTCGACCGGTTCGTGGCGGGTGAGACCCCCGAGGCCGCCCTGGACGCCGTCGCCCGCATCGCCGCCACCGGACGCGTCGCCACCATCGACCACCTCGGCGAGGACACCACCACGCAGGCCGCCGCCCTGGCCGCCACCGACGCGAACCTGCGGCTCATCTCGCTGATCGCGGAGCGCGGGCTGGCCGAGGTCGCCGAGCTGTCGCTGAAGGCGAGCGCGATCGGCCAGGCGCTGCCCGGCGGGCACGCACTGGCCCAGGAGAACGCCGAGCGCATCATCGCCGCGGCGCACGAGGCGGGCACCCGCGTCACCATCGACATGGAGGACCACACCACCACCGACGCGACGCTGGCGCTGGTCCAGGAGTTGCGCGAGGAGTTCCCCGACACCGGGACGGTGCTGCAGGCGATGCTGCACCGCACCCCCTCCGACGCCGAGCGCTGGGCCCACCCGGGCTCGCGCATCCGGTTGTGCAAGGGCGCCTACAACGAGCCCGCGTCGGTCGCCCACACCGACAAGCGGGCGATCAACGCCAGCTACGTCGCCTGCCTGCACCGGCTGATCGACGGCGGCGCGCACCCGATGGTCGCCACGCACGATCCGGCGCTGATCCAGGCCGCGCTCGACCTGCTCGCCGAGGCCGGGCGGCCCGCCGACAGCTACGAGTTCCAGATGCTGTACGGTATCCGCCCCACCGAGCAGCAGCGGCTCGCGGACGCCGGGCACACGGTGCGGGTGTACGTCCCCTACGGCACCGACTGGTACGGCTACTTCATGCGCCGGCTCGCCGAGAAGCCGGCCAACCTCGCCCTGCTCGGCCGCGCGCTGATCGGCCGGGGCTAG
- a CDS encoding M23 family metallopeptidase, with protein sequence MAAAVTGGLLVGLVPPAMADPLSDRHREIQQTIAAARATVDEETATLQAANDALEASQRQLDDARAKLEQTRVELQAARDDDAVLATRLAAEQATLEKARAEVARARSEVETQRALTARAARDAYQSRSDVSGLIGVLEARSLGEVQQRLQWDTTIFGSTTARLTKLQALEAELEAAEKAQAAIEAKVAADKRASAANVTRIAGLEASAAQQEADVAALVERNAQYQAQAQQALQEDMDRYNALVAEESAIEADLALRVAEALARGGGRDDLGRLVAAGTISTNHATYPLVAGGAQVALSPQGFIRPVNAKPGSPFGRRFHPILKYWRNHNGTDFGAACGVPLYAAQSGTVATAGRQGGFGNYVVIDHGVIGGSSIMTGYAHQSRIAVKVGQRVSMGQLIGYVGTTGLSTGCHLHLQVYKNGKPVDPLTYIP encoded by the coding sequence CCGTGACGGGCGGGCTGCTCGTCGGCCTCGTGCCGCCGGCGATGGCCGATCCGCTGAGCGATCGGCACCGCGAGATCCAGCAGACCATCGCCGCGGCGCGCGCGACGGTCGACGAGGAGACCGCGACGCTGCAGGCGGCCAACGACGCCCTCGAGGCGTCCCAGCGGCAACTCGACGACGCCCGCGCCAAGCTGGAACAGACCCGCGTGGAACTCCAGGCGGCGCGCGACGACGACGCGGTGCTGGCGACCCGGCTCGCCGCGGAGCAGGCGACGCTGGAGAAGGCGCGCGCCGAGGTGGCGCGGGCGCGCTCCGAGGTCGAAACGCAGCGGGCGCTGACCGCCCGCGCGGCCCGGGACGCCTACCAGTCCCGCAGCGACGTGTCGGGGCTGATCGGCGTGCTGGAGGCCCGCAGCCTCGGCGAGGTGCAGCAGCGGCTGCAGTGGGACACCACGATCTTCGGCTCGACGACGGCCCGGCTGACGAAGCTGCAGGCGCTCGAGGCCGAACTGGAGGCCGCCGAGAAGGCCCAGGCCGCCATCGAGGCGAAGGTCGCCGCGGACAAGCGGGCCTCGGCCGCCAACGTCACCCGCATCGCCGGCCTCGAGGCGTCCGCGGCGCAGCAGGAGGCGGACGTCGCCGCGCTGGTCGAGCGCAACGCGCAGTACCAGGCCCAGGCGCAGCAGGCGCTCCAGGAGGACATGGACCGCTACAACGCGCTGGTCGCCGAGGAATCGGCGATCGAGGCCGACCTGGCCCTGCGCGTCGCCGAGGCGCTCGCCCGCGGCGGTGGCCGCGACGACCTGGGCCGTCTCGTGGCGGCCGGCACGATCTCGACCAACCACGCCACCTACCCGCTGGTGGCGGGCGGCGCGCAGGTGGCGCTGAGCCCGCAGGGCTTCATCCGCCCGGTCAACGCCAAGCCCGGCTCGCCCTTCGGCCGTCGGTTCCACCCCATCCTGAAGTACTGGCGCAATCACAACGGCACCGACTTCGGGGCGGCCTGCGGCGTCCCGCTGTACGCCGCGCAGTCCGGCACCGTGGCGACCGCCGGGCGCCAGGGCGGGTTCGGCAACTACGTGGTCATCGACCACGGCGTCATCGGGGGCTCCTCGATCATGACCGGCTACGCGCACCAGAGCCGGATCGCGGTGAAGGTGGGGCAGCGGGTCAGCATGGGCCAGCTGATCGGCTACGTGGGCACCACGGGGCTGTCCACCGGCTGCCACCTGCACCTGCAGGTCTACAAGAACGGCAAGCCGGTCGACCCGCTCACCTACATCCCGTGA